A single region of the Malus sylvestris chromosome 8, drMalSylv7.2, whole genome shotgun sequence genome encodes:
- the LOC126631752 gene encoding 3beta-hydroxysteroid-dehydrogenase/decarboxylase-like: MPGDEKWCVVTGGRGFAARHLVQMLIRYDVFRVRIADLGSTVDLEPSEENGILAEALSSGRAQYVSLDLRSKSQVLQAFQGAEVVFHMAAPNSSINNYKLHHSVNVEGTQNVIDACTELKVKRLIYTSSPSVVFDGIHGIVDGDESLPYPPKHNDFYSATKAQGEELVIKANGVKGLLTCCIRPSSIFGPGDRLLVPSLVVAARAGKSKYIIGDGNNIYDFTYVENVAHAHICAERALASEGTVADKAAGQAYFITNMEPIKFWEFVSLILEGLGYERPRIKIPAFVVMPIAHMVELTYKLLGPYGMKVPQLTPSRIRLLSCTRSFKCSKAQDRIGYTPIVSLQDGLKRTIEAYPHLRAEHRPKRGGPSKASIYLGSGRVADTLLWKDKKQTFKALFVLIAIYYSFIVPGSTIITMLSRVLLVASVFVFIHAVLPEKILGYKIEKLQSSHFHLSEETSQQIAKSVASSWNASVKTLKSLGQGDDGILFLKVALTLLVLSFLGVFSLQNLYVIGVPAAFIVFYVYEKEEQKIDDMVLEALSRGCKLKSDIVKKFCTSKKID; the protein is encoded by the exons ATGCCCGGTGACGAAAAATGGTGCGTGGTCACCGGAGGTCGAGGCTTCGCGGCGCGCCACTTGGTCCAGATGCTGATCCGATACGACGTGTTCCGGGTCCGAATCGCCGACCTGGGCTCCACCGTCGATCTAGAACCTTCCGAGGAGAACGGCATTCTCGCCGAAGCTCTGAGCTCCGGCCGCGCCCAGTACGTGTCCCTCGACCTTCGCAGCAAGAGCCAAGTTCTTCAAG CGTTTCAAGGTGCGGAGGTTGTGTTTCACATGGCGGCTCCCAATTCGTCCATCAACAATTACAAGCTCCACCACTCGGTCAACGTAGAAG GAACACAGAACGTGATTGATGCTTGTACTGAGCTGAAAGTAAAGAGACTAATCTATACTAGCTCCCCGAGTGTTGTTTTCGATGGGATTCATGGGATTGTTGACGGGGATGAGTCGTTGCCATATCCACCTAAG CACAATGATTTCTATTCGGCAACGAAAGCTCAGGGAGAAGAATTGGTGATCAAGGCAAATGGTGTTAAGGGGCTTCTCACATGTTGCATTCGCCCTAGCAGCATTTTTGGACCTGGTGATAGGTTGCTCGTTCCGTCTTTGGTAGTTGCTGCCAGGGCAGGGAAATCCAAG TACATCATTGGTGATGGCAACAACATATATGATTTCACATATGTTGAAAATGTGGCACATGCGCATATATGTGCAGAGCGAGCTCTTGCATCAGAAGGGACAGTTGCAGATAAAGCAGCGGGGCAG GCATATTTTATAACCAATATGGAACCTATCAAGTTTTGGGAGTTTGTTTCACTTATTCTAGAAGGTCTTGGCTATGAAAG GCCAAGAATAAAAATCCCTGCATTTGTTGTGATGCCAATTGCACATATGGTGGAGTTGACATATAAGCTGTTAGGCCCATATGGGATGAAGGTTCCACAGTTGACCCCTTCGAGAATCAGACTTCTCTCTTGCACCCGATCTTTTAAATGTTCGAAAGCACAGGATCGAATTGGCTACACACCCATCGTATCGCTTCAG GACGGTCTGAAAAGGACAATCGAGGCATACCCACATTTGAGGGCTGAACATCGACCGAAAAGAGGAGGACCATCTAAAGCGTCAATATATCTTGGAAGTGGAAGGG TTGCTGACACATTACTCTGGAAGGATAAAAAACAGACCTTTAAGGCGTTATTTGTTTTGATTGCAATCTACTACAGCTTCATTGTACCTGGATCTACAATTATTACTATGCTTTCAAGGGTTCTCCTGGTAGCTTCAGTATTCGTGTTCATTCATGCTGTTTTACCAGAAAAGAT ATTAGGATACAAAATTGAGAAGCTTCAGTCATCACATTTCCACTTATCAGAAGAGACGTCGCAACAAATTGCCAAGTCTGTGGCTTCATCATGGAATGCATCTGTTAAAACTCTGAAATCTCTTGGCCAGGGAGATGATGGGATATTGTTCCTTAAG GTTGCTCTCACCCTATTGGTTCTTAGCTTCCTTGGAGTGTTTTCACTTCAGAACTTATATGTTATAg GAGTTCCCGCTGCCTTTATAGTTTTCTACGTGTATGAGAAGGAGGAGCAAAAAATTGACGACATGGTCCTCGAAGCTCTCTCTCGTGGATGCAAATTGAAATCAGATATTGTCAAAAAATTCTGTACTTCCAAGAAGATTGACTGA